AGGATTTGGAGTAACTTTTGAGACCTACTCTCTTGGAGTAAGCGAAGCCCTCATCATATAGCTAGAAGCTGCTACATTCAAAGAAAAACAATGGaaagaaaattaacaaaataactAACCTCAAAACATCACAATATGGCAGCAGATGACAGAGTTCATGACAGGGGACCATAATGATCAGGATGCATCCCTCGTGTAGTCATATTGATCCATTTCTTTTGTTGTTCACTATATTTCCAATGCATGTTATTGACACCAAACTCTTCCAGCTTCGGACAGTACTCTGAAGAAACAAGTTTTAGAATTTGGGAGGAATAGTGGTTAATATGAAGCTGGAGCTGAACCAAATTGGGTAATTTTGGAAGATCAACTGAAGAATAACCCTCAAGGCTAATATCACACAAGGACAGAAATTCAACATTGCGCATAGCTTTGAGAATGGAATACGCGTGAGTGTAAACCTCACGAATATTACTACTCCAATTGGGATCTAGTGTCATAAATACCTTAGCTTTCACTATGTTTTCCAAATGCCCCTCGAAATAGTCTTGGAAACAATCATATCCACCATCACTTTGTATAACAAGGTTGATTAATTGATTCTTCGAGACAATGAGGTTTGCTCCAGAATTTCGCTCAATAATCAAGTCCTCAAACCCATCACGCCACTCATGCTTCAAGTGGAAAAATTCAAGAGCTGGAGATCCGGAAAGAATTGCCTTACAAGAGGCTGGTTCACAATTTCGCAAGTTGAGATGCAACCTCTTGAGAGAGGAGAGTTGAATACAAGAAGGAACCGAGAGAGTAAATGAACCCTCGATCTTCAAATTCACGAGTGTGGTGCAGGTGAACAAATTGATGGGGAGAGAAACCACATTATTCCTAAGACGAAGCTCGAGATGAACCAAATTGGGAAATTGCGGAGAATCAATAGAGCAATGATGATTCACCTCCATCATTTCTTTCCAATCACACAAAAATTCAACATTTTGCATTGCGTTGAGCATGGAAACCACGTGAGAGTGATCATCAACTTTGTGTAGTGTCATGTATACATAatcatactcatgaagatttcGCAAATTGTTTGAGACGATCAAGTTGCCTTGAGAATTTCGCTCAGCCCTAAActccttaagcctaaggttatttatttcattcagataaaaaaattgaagagcCGGAGATCCGGAGAGAAACTTCTTACAAGAGGGTTCGCATTTTCGCACATTGAGATGCAAGCTCTTGAGAGAAGAGAGTTGAATACGAGAAGGAACATGGAGAATGAACGGACCTTCAAGCTTCAAGGTCACAATTGTGGCGCAGTTGAACAAGTTTGCAGGCACAAAGAAAACAGGCCCATGGTTCCGGTGTTGAGACATGAAAACATGCTCATAGTTCCGATTCCCGTGTTGAGCCATGGAAATACTCAGTTGCTCAACCTTTACGGCTATGGCTGCATCAACAAATTCTTGGATATGAAATAAGCAACAAGGACCGGTATTACGCTCGAGATCGAGATCATTCCACGGCTGCCAACAATGATGGATATTGCTTTTACATTTGATATGAAACCTAGTGATCGTTTTTGTTCCACATAACCTCAAGAACTCACTGACCTTGGTGTGAGCCTTGATAGTCATATCTGGCAAGCATACAAAGTCCAGCGCCGAAACCAATTTCCAAACATATCTCCATCTCTTGGACAACGAGCATGTGGCTATGGCTTCCTTGCTTGGAAGGAAAGACAGAATGTGACCCAGAACTTCATCTGATAACTCACTGATCCTATCCACTCCTTCTGATATGtttattttcttcatcgttACAAGATTTATTTCCCTCAGCAAACCAATGCGTTATATATAACCAGATCGATTGGTATGGttgaatatattaataaatcttatttttatttgaatttgaataaattGATACGATTTAGCTATATCTGTAGATACAAAGCACTAATtaagtttcaatttcaaatatGATTCTGTAAAATTTTAGAATGTTTGTATAAACCGACAGTTCTAAATACCGATCTGCGTTTAAAATAAGAAATTTAGCTATATCCTatgatttcttttattttttctaactttttatttttatttttaacggTAAAAATAAAAGCTTTCATTAAACTCAATCAAAAGATGAAACATCCATGGACAAAAGTGGTGCAAGGTTTAAGGGATAACCCTGGTGCCTATTCCTAATCCTAATTTTTTTTGGGAGTTGGTTGGAATGTGTTCTTATCTACTAATAGGTTCTTGGTTCACGTGTCCAACTGCGGAAAATGCTTGTCAAAAAGCATTTGTAACTAATCGGGCAGACAATGTTTTTTCATGTTGTTAAGGAGTTGAACAATGAAAATCAATGGTGAGTGCTTGATCGAATTGATCGGGGCTTCTTTCTTTTACCTTCCTCACGTATGTATAAGACTGAATccaattgattttgaattttgaattttctgATCCTTTACTTTTCAATGAATAATTCTCAAGTGGTTTTGAATCAACGATAACTCTACCtataatttcttattttaaatttcttaaAAAGTGAATTCTCAAATTGGTTCCTAATTGTTATAAGAATCATTAaacttaaattaaaaataacataacaGCAATAGAGTTCTTAATTTTATGTCATATTAAaatctttattttttctcaagTTTATGTTTATCCTCATGTCAATACAGGATAAAGAGAACGAAtgtgcttttaaaaaaaaaaaaaagagaacgaATGTGAtgtataaaaatacaaaaattacaaaaatgctGGTAAACTAATTTGATAATTCCTATAAATGATGATAACTAATTTGGGAGTTCATTACATTCCCATGATGGAGTACGCTTGATATATAACTCTTTGGGGTCAATCCTTAAAATGTGGTCCAGGTTCAGAACTCTGCCTCTGTTACAATTCACGCCTGTCATTGAGCCAATACTTTTCCAGCTTGGGACACAGGGCACGATCAGCAAGTTTTAAATACGGCGAGTGATCAAGGTCTGTAACATGAAGATCTAGGCCAACTAAATTGGGAAATTGTGGAAGATCATGATCATGATGAGACAAATTATACATATCACTTTTGAAGGCATCATTCAGGGATAGATATTCAACATTACGTATTGATTTGAGAATGGAAAACGCGCGAGATTGGACTATATATCTTTGATAGGGCTTACTATGCAGTGTCATAGATACCTTAGCTTTCACTATGTTTTCCAGATGACCCTCCAAATAGTCTTGCACATAATCACAACCACGATCACTTTGTATAACAAGGTTAAGATAGAGGCTCTTTGAGAAAATGAAGTTACCTAGAGAGTTTCGCTCAATCCTTAACTCCTCAAACCCATCATACCACTGCTTCAGATAGAACACTTCAAGAACAGGAGATCCATAGAGAAACTCCTTATAAGAGGGTTCGCATTTTAGCACTTCGAGATGCAAGCTCTTGAGGGAAGGGAGTTGAACATAAGAAGGAACGGGGAGAATGAACCAACCCGCAATCTTCAATATCACAACTGTGGTGCAGGTGAACAAGGTTATGGGGAGGGAGACCACATCGCTCTCAAGATGAAGCTCGAGATGAATCAAATTGGGAAATTGATGAAAATCAAGAGAGGAATAGTCAACCATGCTTTGATTCCAATCCCACAAGGACAGAAGTTCAACATTACATATTGCTTTGAGAATGGGAAACTCCTGAGAGGAAACTTTATACAATTTGATATATACCTTAGCTTTCACCACATTTTCCAAATGACCCTCCAAATAGTCTTGGACATAATCATAACCAGGATCACTTTCGATAACAAGCTTGTGTAATTGGTTGTTTGAGACGATGTGGTTACATCGAGAGTTTCGCTCAATCTCAAGGCCTTCTCCTTCCTTCAGGTAGAACACTTCAAGCGATGGAGATCCAGAGAGAAACTTCCCACAAGAGGGTTCACATTTTCGCACATTGAGATGTAAGCTCTTGAGAGAGGGGAGTTGAACAGAAGAAGGAACGGGGAGAATGAATGGACCTTCAAGCTTCAAGGTGACAATTGCCGTATAGGTGAACAAGTATGTAGGTACAAAAAAAGGCTCATCATAGCTCTGGCATGACATGGAGATACTCAATTGTTCAACCTTTACGGCTATGGCTGCATCAACAAATTCTTGGATATGATCTAAGCTAAGCAACAATGACCGGTATTACCCTGGAGCGGCTGCGAACATTGATGGCTATGGCTTTTACATTTGACATGAAACCTTGTGATCCTTTTTGTTCCGCATAACCTCAAGAACTCACTGACCTTGGTGTGAGCCTTCATAGTCATATCTGGCAAGCATACAAAGTCCAGCGCCGGAACCATTTTCCAAACATATCTCCATCTCTTAGACAATGAGCATGTGGCTATTACTTCGTTgcttgaaaggaaaaataagatGCGACCCAGAACTTCATCCGGTAACGCACTGATCCTATCAACTCCTTCTTCTGATATGTTTATTAACTTCATCGTTGCTTGATTTACTTCACTTATCATAACAAGGcgttatttatatataaaaccAGATTAACTGGAATCATTGATCatattcataaatttatttgaaatgttagtttaatattatatttgaatttaaattgtacgttcaaaaaaaaagaatttaaattgtaaccaaaataatatttgaatttaaattaattgaTAAGATTTggctaaatatgttttttttttgaaatcgcTAAATATGTGGATAAACTATAAAGCGTTAATTTGTTTCAATTTcaatctttttatttatatgtGATAATCTTATAAAACgagagtttttatttttaaaattagagaTTAGTTATTAAAAGCGATCTCTGTGTCTAaagtgtttttactttttagtggCACTTATTTTGTCAAATTGTGGCACTTCATAAGGACTAAAC
This is a stretch of genomic DNA from Lotus japonicus ecotype B-129 chromosome 1, LjGifu_v1.2. It encodes these proteins:
- the LOC130713098 gene encoding F-box/LRR-repeat protein At2g42730-like; this translates as MKKINISEGVDRISELSDEVLGHILSFLPSKEAIATCSLSKRWRYVWKLVSALDFVCLPDMTIKAHTKPWNDLDLERNTGPCCLFHIQEFVDAAIAVKVEQLSISMAQHGNRNYEHVFMSQHRNHGPVFFVPANLFNCATIVTLKLEGPLKEFRAERNSQGNLIVSNNLRNLHEYDYVYMTLHKVDDHSHVVSMLNAMQNVEFLCDWKEMMEVNHHCSIDSPQFPNLVHLELRLRNNVVSLPINLFTCTTLVNLKIEGSFTLSVPSCIQLSSLKRLHLNLRNCEPASCKAILSGSPALEFFHLKHEWRDGFEDLIIERNSGANLIVSKNQLINLVIQSDGGYDCFQDYFEGHLENIVKAKVFMTLDPNWSSNIREVYTHAYSILKAMRNVEFLSLCDISLEGYSSVDLPKLPNLVQLQLHINHYSSQILKLVSSEYCPKLEEFGVNNMHWKYSEQQKKWINMTTRGMHPDHYGPLS
- the LOC130728031 gene encoding uncharacterized protein LOC130728031, which translates into the protein MSCQSYDEPFFVPTYLFTYTAIVTLKLEGPFILPVPSSVQLPSLKSLHLNVRKCEPSCGKFLSGSPSLEVFYLKEGEGLEIERNSRCNHIVSNNQLHKLVIESDPGYDYVQDYLEGHLENVVKAKVYIKLYKVSSQEFPILKAICNVELLSLWDWNQSMVDYSSLDFHQFPNLIHLELHLESDVVSLPITLFTCTTVVILKIAGWFILPVPSYVQLPSLKSLHLEVLKCEPSYKEFLYGSPVLEVFYLKQWYDGFEELRIERNSLGNFIFSKSLYLNLVIQSDRGCDYVQDYLEGHLENIVKAKVSMTLHSKPYQRYIVQSRAFSILKSIRNVEYLSLNDAFKSDMYNLSHHDHDLPQFPNLVGLDLHVTDLDHSPYLKLADRALCPKLEKYWLNDRREL